A window from Phalacrocorax carbo chromosome 29, bPhaCar2.1, whole genome shotgun sequence encodes these proteins:
- the MECP2 gene encoding LOW QUALITY PROTEIN: methyl-CpG-binding protein 2 (The sequence of the model RefSeq protein was modified relative to this genomic sequence to represent the inferred CDS: inserted 2 bases in 1 codon) yields MAAAPSGDEERLEEKSEENLQGLKERPPKAKKVKKERKEEKQQQQQHEPAQPSAEPAEAGKAETSEGAGTAPAAPEASASPKQRRSIIRDRGPMYDDPTLPEGWTRKLKQRKSGRSAGKYDVYLINPQGKAFRSKVELIAYFEKVGDTSLDPNDFDFTVTGRGSPSRREQRPPKKPKSPKGPGTGRGRGRPKGSGAAKPKTAASEGVQVKRVIEKSSGKLLVKMPFQPGQPGARGEAGAATTSAQVLAVRRPGRKRRAEPDSQAVPKKRGRKPAGAGGAGGPAGAAPEAKKKAAAPPAVQETVLPIKKRKTRETVVVEAREAAKPPPPPPERSPKGPRSARSPGRRSKEGSPKGRGAAPAPPPAPPGRRERGASPPPPPEPPASPKDSASPPPPAQDFSGKGCSEDRGGPAAPDGCAKEPPKTHPPPPPPPAAXYKHRGEAEHKDTASSSSSSSSSSSSSSSSSSSSAAAPPPPSASVPRPPAREEAVDTRTPVPERVS; encoded by the exons ATGGCGGCGGCGCCGAGCGGAGACGAGGAGAGGCT GGAGGAGAAATCGGAGGAGAACCTACAGGGGCTGAAGGAGCGGCCCCCCAAGGCCAAGAAGGTGAAGAAGGAGCggaaggaggagaagcagcagcagcagcagcacgaGCCGGCGCAGCCCTCCGCCGAGCCGGCCGAGGCCGGCAAAGCCGAGACGTCAGAGGGCGCCGGGACGGCACCGGCGGCGCCGGAGGCCTCGGCCTCGCCCAAGCAGCGTCGCTCCATCATCCGCGACCGGGGGCCCATGTACGACGACCCGACGCTGCCCGAGGGCTGGACCCGCAAGCTCAAGCAGAGGAAATCGGGCCGCTCCGCCGGCAAGTACGACGTCTACCTGATCAA CCCGCAGGGAAAAGCCTTCCGCTCCAAGGTGGAGCTGATCGCCTACTTCGAAAAGGTAGGAGACACCTCCCTGGACCCCAACGACTTCGACTTCACCGTCACCGGCCGCGGCAGCCCCTCGCGGCGGGAGCAGCGACCCCCCAAGAAGCCCAAGTCCCCCAAGGGCCCCGGGACgggccgcggccggggccgccccaagggcagcggggcggccAAGCCCAAGACGGCGGCGTCCGAGGGCGTGCAGGTGAAGCGGGTGATCGAGAAGAGCTCGGGCAAGCTGCTGGTGAAGATGCCCTTCCAGCCGGGGCAGCCGGGCGCCCGCGGCGAGGCGGGGGCCGCCACCACCTCGGCCCAGGTCCTGGCCGTGCGGCGGCCGGGCCGCAAGCGGCGAGCGGAGCCCGATAGCCAGGCCGTCCCCAAGAAGCGGGGCCGCAagccggcgggcgcggggggcgcgggcggcccggcgggggccGCGCCGGAGGCCAAGAAGAaggcggccgccccgccggcggTGCAGGAGACGGTGCTGCCCATCAAGAAGCGGAAGACGCGGGAGACGGTGGTCGTGGAGGCGCGGGAGGCCGCCaagcccccgccgccgccccccgagCGCAGCCCCAAGGGACCCAGGagcgcccgcagccccggccgccgcAGCAAGGAGGGCAGCCCCAaggggcgcggcgcggcgccggcccccccgcccgcgccgcccggccggagggagcggggggcttcgccgccgccgccgcccgagccccccgccagccccaaGGACAgcgccagcccccccccgccggcccaGGACTTCAGCGGCAAGGGCTGCTCGGAGGATCGGGGGGGCCCGGCGGCCCCCGACGGCTGCGCCAAGGAGCCGCCCAAGACtcaccccccgccgccgccgccccccgccgc ctaCAAACACCGAGGGGAGGCCGAGCACAAAGACactgcctcctcttcctcctcctcctcctcttcctcctcctcctcctcctcctcctcctcctcgtcggcggcggcgcccccccCTCCCAGCGCCTCCGTGCCGCGGCCCCCCGCCCGGGAGGAGGCGGTCGACACCAGGACGCCTGTCCCCGAGCGAGTCAGCTGA